From the genome of Mixophyes fleayi isolate aMixFle1 chromosome 2, aMixFle1.hap1, whole genome shotgun sequence, one region includes:
- the CRYBA1 gene encoding beta-crystallin A3 isoform X2 yields MDIPAVQTEREDITSEKMAQTNPLPVPLGPWKITVYDQENFQGKRMEFTSSCANIMDCGFDNIRSIKVECGAWIGYEHTSFCGQQFVLERGEYPRWDAWSGSNAYHIERLMSFRPICSANHKESKLVIFEKENFIGRQWEICDDYPSLQAMGWGNNEVGSMKVQCGSWVCYQYPGYRGYQYILECDHHGGEYKHWREWGSHAQTFQIQSIRRIQQ; encoded by the exons ATGGATATCCCAGCAGTTCAGACCGAGCGAG aAGACATCACATCCGAAAAAATGGCCCAGACCAACCCACTCCCTGTTCCTCTTGGACCCTGGAAG ATTACAGTATATGACCAAGAGAACTTCCAAGGGAAGAGAATGGAGTTCACCTCCTCCTGTGCAAACATCATGGATTGTGGCTTTGACAACATTAGGTCTATTAAGGTGGAGTGTGGAGC CTGGATTGGATATGAGCACACAAGCTTCTGTGGTCAGCAGTTTGTTCTGGAGAGAGGAGAGTACCCTCGCTGGGATGCCTGGAGTGGCAGCAATGCCTATCACATTGAACGTCTGATGTCTTTCCGCCCAATCTGTTCTGCT AACCATAAGGAATCCAAGCTGGTCATCTTCGAGAAAGAGAACTTCATTGGGCGCCAGTGGGAGATTTGCGATGACTACCCCTCTCTGCAGGCCATGGGCTGGGGCAACAATGAGGTTGGATCCATGAAAGTTCAGTGTGGCTC CTGGGTGTGCTACCAGTACCCTGGTTACCGTGGATACCAATACATCTTGGAATGCGACCACCATGGAGGCGAGTACAAGCACTGGAGAGAGTGGGGCTCTCATGCCCAGACCTTCCAGATCCAGTCTATCCGACGCATCCAGCAATAA
- the CRYBA1 gene encoding beta-crystallin A3 isoform X1 produces the protein MDIPAVQTERVEDITSEKMAQTNPLPVPLGPWKITVYDQENFQGKRMEFTSSCANIMDCGFDNIRSIKVECGAWIGYEHTSFCGQQFVLERGEYPRWDAWSGSNAYHIERLMSFRPICSANHKESKLVIFEKENFIGRQWEICDDYPSLQAMGWGNNEVGSMKVQCGSWVCYQYPGYRGYQYILECDHHGGEYKHWREWGSHAQTFQIQSIRRIQQ, from the exons ATGGATATCCCAGCAGTTCAGACCGAGCGAG tagaAGACATCACATCCGAAAAAATGGCCCAGACCAACCCACTCCCTGTTCCTCTTGGACCCTGGAAG ATTACAGTATATGACCAAGAGAACTTCCAAGGGAAGAGAATGGAGTTCACCTCCTCCTGTGCAAACATCATGGATTGTGGCTTTGACAACATTAGGTCTATTAAGGTGGAGTGTGGAGC CTGGATTGGATATGAGCACACAAGCTTCTGTGGTCAGCAGTTTGTTCTGGAGAGAGGAGAGTACCCTCGCTGGGATGCCTGGAGTGGCAGCAATGCCTATCACATTGAACGTCTGATGTCTTTCCGCCCAATCTGTTCTGCT AACCATAAGGAATCCAAGCTGGTCATCTTCGAGAAAGAGAACTTCATTGGGCGCCAGTGGGAGATTTGCGATGACTACCCCTCTCTGCAGGCCATGGGCTGGGGCAACAATGAGGTTGGATCCATGAAAGTTCAGTGTGGCTC CTGGGTGTGCTACCAGTACCCTGGTTACCGTGGATACCAATACATCTTGGAATGCGACCACCATGGAGGCGAGTACAAGCACTGGAGAGAGTGGGGCTCTCATGCCCAGACCTTCCAGATCCAGTCTATCCGACGCATCCAGCAATAA